One stretch of Croceibacterium atlanticum DNA includes these proteins:
- a CDS encoding efflux RND transporter periplasmic adaptor subunit: MLRIFVSLIFACLVAGCDDAPIPEEADRRPVKLYTVAAGGQARTYEFPAIIEASTSSDLTFDVPGKIVRLTVDQGDFVRAGTVIAQLDQTIARNQLVQAREQYEAAQDAFRRADALVGEGAIPRAVHVQRETQRDTARAELDNAREQLEKTVLRAPFSGRVARRLTEPFEYVSPQQPVVTLQTAGSAKVVVQVPSSIVANAEQRAPINAAIALDSLPDRRFAARFGSFATDATRQSLTYEATFLFDPPSGALILPGMTGTLHVELDTDNAEMPAVPLEAIVGRDEKTFVWRVDRRTGAIALRRVTVGKGAGGMLPVTAGIGRGDLIVAAGVANLEEGMKVRPYERD; the protein is encoded by the coding sequence ATGCTGCGCATATTCGTTTCGCTAATTTTCGCATGCCTTGTTGCAGGTTGCGACGATGCTCCCATTCCGGAGGAGGCCGATCGGCGTCCGGTCAAACTCTACACCGTGGCGGCAGGCGGTCAGGCGAGGACTTACGAGTTTCCCGCGATCATCGAGGCAAGCACATCTTCGGATCTAACCTTCGATGTGCCGGGCAAGATCGTCCGGCTGACGGTGGACCAGGGCGATTTCGTCAGGGCCGGCACGGTGATCGCGCAGCTCGACCAGACCATCGCGCGCAACCAGCTCGTCCAGGCACGCGAACAGTACGAGGCGGCACAGGATGCATTCCGCCGCGCCGACGCGCTGGTCGGCGAAGGCGCGATTCCGCGGGCAGTGCACGTTCAGCGCGAAACGCAGCGCGACACTGCGCGAGCCGAACTTGACAATGCGCGCGAGCAGTTGGAGAAGACCGTCTTGCGGGCGCCCTTTTCGGGCCGCGTGGCCAGGCGACTGACCGAGCCGTTCGAATATGTTTCGCCGCAGCAGCCGGTCGTGACCTTACAGACCGCCGGTTCCGCCAAGGTGGTGGTCCAGGTTCCCTCGTCCATCGTTGCCAATGCCGAGCAGCGGGCCCCGATCAACGCGGCGATCGCGCTCGACAGTCTTCCCGACAGGCGGTTCGCGGCCCGGTTCGGCTCGTTCGCCACCGACGCCACGCGTCAGTCGCTCACCTACGAGGCGACGTTCCTGTTCGATCCGCCTTCCGGCGCGCTGATCCTGCCGGGCATGACGGGAACACTGCATGTCGAGCTCGATACCGATAATGCCGAGATGCCGGCTGTGCCACTGGAAGCGATCGTTGGGCGTGACGAAAAGACATTCGTCTGGCGCGTGGACCGCAGGACCGGAGCCATCGCGCTGCGCCGCGTCACCGTAGGCAAGGGAGCAGGCGGAATGCTGCCTGTAACTGCCGGCATCGGCCGCGGAGACCTGATAGTGGCTGCTGGCGTGGCCAATCTCGAAGAGGGGATGAAAGTCCGCCCCTACGAGCGGGACTGA
- a CDS encoding NAD(P)/FAD-dependent oxidoreductase — MKRISLHIIARRNRKTQLQGQTLSLNLSHPESTNRPRVVIVGAGFGGMAAARALRGNAAEVTLIDQTNHHLFQPLLYQVATAALSPSDIATATRVLMRGGSNLSVLMAEVTGVDIRARSVLLRDGHRLPYDYLVLATGSASSFFGQDNWREHTLVLKTIEDALAIRARLLEAFERAEQSTDDAEIRRLLTFAIVGGGPTGVELAGTISELARATLARDFSRIDPRDTRVVLCEAGGRLLSGFDPALSTYATEALTSMGVEVRIGTAVEAIDPTGVVLGSERIDTGAVLWCAGTEARPAAEWLGIDGVRNGAVTVRSDCSVPGHPNIFAIGDVASFEAGGDERLPALAPVAKQQGTYVGKLLAARIAGRREPGAFRYRDYGTMAVIGRSRAAAQFGRLRLTGFLAWLVWSLIHLMLLVDFRSRLVVYVNWAWAWFTYGRGARLLTGSTTSDARQPPLSDPESGRPDDK, encoded by the coding sequence ATGAAACGAATAAGTTTACATATCATCGCTCGTCGCAATAGGAAGACCCAATTGCAAGGCCAAACGCTTTCGCTGAACCTGTCTCATCCCGAATCGACGAACCGCCCCCGGGTCGTCATCGTCGGCGCCGGTTTCGGCGGCATGGCTGCGGCGCGCGCTCTTCGCGGCAATGCCGCGGAAGTGACGCTGATCGACCAAACCAATCATCACCTGTTTCAACCGCTGCTATACCAGGTCGCGACTGCGGCGCTTTCCCCGTCCGATATCGCTACGGCCACCCGTGTGCTGATGCGCGGCGGGTCAAACCTAAGTGTGTTGATGGCGGAGGTTACAGGCGTCGATATCAGGGCGCGCTCGGTGCTGCTGCGCGATGGGCATCGATTGCCATACGATTATCTCGTACTCGCCACGGGATCGGCCTCGAGCTTTTTTGGACAGGACAACTGGCGCGAACACACGCTGGTTCTCAAGACGATTGAGGATGCGCTTGCCATCCGCGCGCGGTTGCTGGAAGCGTTCGAGCGGGCCGAGCAGTCGACCGACGACGCAGAGATACGACGCCTCCTGACCTTTGCTATTGTTGGGGGCGGCCCAACTGGCGTGGAACTGGCTGGGACCATCTCCGAACTCGCACGCGCGACTTTGGCGCGCGATTTCTCTCGCATCGATCCGCGCGACACGCGTGTGGTCCTATGCGAGGCGGGCGGCCGTTTGCTGTCGGGTTTCGATCCCGCGCTTTCGACCTATGCGACCGAAGCTCTAACCTCGATGGGGGTGGAGGTGCGGATTGGCACGGCCGTCGAGGCAATCGATCCCACCGGCGTGGTGCTCGGTAGCGAGCGGATAGATACCGGAGCCGTGCTGTGGTGTGCCGGCACTGAGGCCCGTCCGGCTGCTGAATGGCTTGGAATCGATGGGGTCCGCAACGGGGCTGTAACGGTCCGGTCCGATTGTTCGGTGCCGGGTCATCCAAACATCTTTGCGATCGGGGACGTCGCAAGTTTCGAAGCAGGCGGCGACGAGCGCTTGCCGGCTCTTGCACCAGTTGCCAAGCAGCAGGGCACATATGTCGGGAAGCTGCTCGCGGCCCGTATCGCCGGTCGGCGCGAGCCCGGCGCCTTCCGCTACCGCGACTATGGTACCATGGCGGTGATCGGGCGCTCGCGTGCGGCGGCGCAATTCGGCAGGCTCCGGCTCACGGGATTTCTCGCCTGGCTGGTCTGGTCACTTATACATTTGATGCTGCTTGTGGACTTTCGCAGCCGCCTGGTCGTCTATGTCAACTGGGCTTGGGCATGGTTTACTTACGGACGCGGGGCGCGGTTGTTGACGGGATCAACCACAAGCGATGCCCGGCAGCCGCCGCTCAGCGACCCAGAAAGCGGGCGGCCCGATGACAAGTAG